Proteins encoded within one genomic window of Procambarus clarkii isolate CNS0578487 chromosome 31, FALCON_Pclarkii_2.0, whole genome shotgun sequence:
- the LOC138370250 gene encoding fap1 adhesin-like has translation MNPRSTSSRLRSSTSSRLRSCTSSRLSEAVLAADSEAVLAADSEAVLAADSEAVLAADSEAVLAADSEAVLAADSEAVLAADSEAVLAADSEAVLAADSQKHTSSRLRSCTSSRLRSCTSSRLSEAVQAADSEAVLAADSEAVLATDSEAVLAADSEAVLAADSEAVLAADSQKQYKQQTQKLTSSRLSEAVLAADSQKQYKQQTQKQYKQQTLRSSTSSRLSEAVQAADSQKQYKQLTLRSSTSSRLSAAVQAADSQKQYKQQTLRSTHSQKQYKQETQKQYKQQTQKQYKQQTQKQYKQQTLRSSTSSRLSEAVQAADSQKQYKQQTLRSSTSSRLSEAVQAADSQKPYIRQCVVFDVLFKSGINEF, from the exons ATGAACCCTCGCAGTACTAGCAGCAGACTCAGAAGCAGTACTAGCAGCAGACTCAGAAGCTGTACTAGCAGCAGACTCTCAGAAGCAGTACTAGCAGCAGACTCAGAAGCTGTACTAGCAGCAGACTCAGAAGCAGTACTAGCAGCAGACTCAGAAGCAGTACTAGCAGCAGACTCAGAAGCTGTACTAGCAGCAGACTCAGAAGCAGTACTAGCAGCAGACTCAGAAGCTGTACTAGCAGCAGACTCAGAAGCAGTACTAGCAGCAGACTCAGAAGCAGTACTAGCAGCAGACTCTCAGAAGCA TACTAGCAGCAGACTCAGAAGCTGTACTAGCAGCAGACTCAGAAGCTGTACTAGCAGCAGACTCTCAGAAGCAGTACAAGCAGCAGACTCAGAAGCAGTACTAGCAGCAGACTCAGAAGCTGTACTAGCAACAGACTCAGAAGCTGTACTAGCAGCAGACTCAGAAGCTGTACTAGCAGCAGACTCAGAAGCTGTACTAGCAGCAGACTCTCAGAAGCAGTACAAGCAGCAGACTCAGAAGCT TACTAGCAGCAGACTCTCAGAAGCAGTACTAGCAGCAGACTCTCAGAAGCAGTACAAGCAGCAGACTCAGAAGCAGTACAAGCAGCAGACTCTCAGAAGCAGTACAAGCAGCAGACTCTCAGAAGCAGTACAAGCAGCAGACTCTCAGAAGCAGTACAAGCAGCTGACTCTCAGAAGCAGTACAAGCAGCAGACTCTCAGCAGCAGTACAAGCAGCTGACTCTCAGAAGCAGTACAAGCAGCAGACTCTCAGAAGCA CACACTCTCAGAAGCAGTACAAGCAGGAGACTCAGAAGCAGTACAAGCAGCAGACGCAGAAGCAGTACAAGCAGCAGACTCAGAAGCAGTACAAGCAGCAGACTCTCAGAAGCAGTACAAGCAGCAGACTCTCAGAAGCAGTACAAGCAGCAGACTCTCAGAAGCAGTACAAGCAGCAGACTCTCAGAAGCAGTACAAGCAGCAGACTCTCAGAAGCAGTACAAGCAGCAGACTCTCAGAAGCCGTACATCCGTCAGTGTGTTGTGTTTGATGTCCTGTTTAAAAGTGGAATAAATGAATTCTAA